A region of Deinococcus rubellus DNA encodes the following proteins:
- a CDS encoding transposase translates to MTTDTDGNLLGCRVTTANVDDREGLKLVLNTFKADAPFVKKLYLDGGYGGGPFKAWAKTTTGIEVEVVRRPDEGITLIGGIAQLPTNTPTEEQFRLAAEMARRGEKGFKVVRKRWVVERTFAWLLTFRRLKVDYEECMPISEGFIYAAGSCILLNRLCA, encoded by the coding sequence ATCACGACGGATACGGACGGCAACCTGCTCGGTTGCCGCGTGACGACCGCGAACGTTGATGACCGTGAAGGTCTCAAGCTCGTCCTCAATACGTTCAAAGCGGACGCACCCTTCGTCAAAAAGCTCTACCTGGACGGAGGATACGGGGGTGGGCCTTTTAAAGCCTGGGCGAAAACCACCACTGGGATTGAGGTTGAAGTGGTTCGTCGCCCCGATGAGGGCATCACCCTCATCGGGGGCATCGCCCAGTTGCCCACCAACACACCGACTGAAGAGCAGTTTCGATTGGCTGCGGAGATGGCACGGCGAGGCGAGAAGGGGTTCAAGGTGGTTCGCAAACGCTGGGTGGTGGAGCGAACCTTTGCCTGGCTCCTCACCTTCAGACGACTGAAGGTGGATTACGAGGAGTGTATGCCAATCTCCGAGGGCTTCATTTATGCGGCTGGGAGCTGTATTTTACTGAATAGGTTGTGCGCTTGA
- a CDS encoding IS5 family transposase — translation MDRPLYPSDLTDAQWKLIEPLLPPIGESTFCETVPRREIVNGIRYVLRGGVQWRMMPHDLPKWETVYYHHNLWSKTGVWKAINAALVKIERERKGRKAQPSAAVGDSQSVKTTQKKGIAAGTATKRSKAASATSRRIRTATCSVAA, via the coding sequence ATGGATCGTCCGCTTTATCCCAGCGACCTCACAGATGCCCAGTGGAAACTCATTGAACCACTTTTGCCGCCGATAGGCGAGAGCACCTTCTGTGAAACCGTTCCCAGACGGGAAATCGTCAACGGGATTCGGTACGTTCTGCGAGGCGGCGTCCAGTGGCGAATGATGCCCCACGATCTGCCCAAGTGGGAAACGGTGTACTACCACCACAATCTCTGGTCGAAAACAGGCGTGTGGAAGGCCATCAATGCAGCGTTGGTGAAGATCGAGCGTGAACGCAAAGGGCGGAAGGCTCAGCCTTCCGCCGCTGTCGGTGATTCCCAGAGCGTCAAGACGACGCAAAAAAAGGGGATCGCGGCTGGGACGGCAACAAAAAGGTCAAAGGCCGCAAGCGCCACATCACGACGGATACGGACGGCAACCTGCTCGGTTGCCGCGTGA
- a CDS encoding SIR2 family protein, producing MPTKLISFEKFTGRRVPVAALRNLSAWSNQTPGLGEEQRNEFQDLSRLEEAQRRLRELPVSLLVGAGTTMAAGGPSWYGLIGRLWLNELRGRYDYPALNDKQAIDEVGTVFGDSVLVQARMLRQISGPGFMDKVREATYRGLRWDAAAPRQVAALAARLQSQERLHQLITFNYDELTEHALHQQDVQAHPVFHGAREWNRGIPVRHVHGYLPPPPTVITPAQKDSVVFDEETYHSRFNQPGHWTNRIMLSALTESCCVFVGFSMNDPNVRRLLEQSRTLGEIPHFVLLRQPPLEGEPDQQLARARLIHAQEDILRELGLNVIWYSGYDDLPILLELLTPERKST from the coding sequence TTGCCGACGAAATTGATCAGCTTTGAGAAATTTACGGGCCGTCGGGTGCCGGTTGCCGCCTTACGCAATTTGAGCGCCTGGTCTAATCAAACGCCTGGTCTGGGGGAAGAACAGCGGAACGAATTTCAAGACCTTAGCAGGCTTGAGGAAGCTCAGCGGCGATTACGTGAACTGCCAGTTTCGTTACTGGTCGGAGCGGGCACCACGATGGCGGCTGGCGGCCCTTCCTGGTATGGGCTGATCGGCCGCCTCTGGCTTAATGAGTTGCGAGGGCGCTATGACTATCCTGCTTTGAATGACAAGCAGGCGATCGACGAAGTCGGTACCGTCTTTGGGGACTCTGTTCTTGTGCAGGCGCGTATGCTGCGACAAATCTCAGGACCTGGATTTATGGACAAAGTACGAGAGGCGACGTACCGAGGCCTTAGATGGGACGCAGCCGCACCCCGTCAGGTAGCCGCACTCGCAGCCCGACTCCAGAGTCAAGAGCGGCTACACCAGCTGATTACATTCAATTACGATGAGCTGACAGAGCACGCCCTGCACCAGCAAGACGTTCAAGCCCACCCAGTCTTTCATGGAGCCAGAGAGTGGAACCGCGGTATACCTGTACGCCATGTGCATGGGTATCTGCCGCCACCGCCAACGGTAATTACGCCAGCCCAGAAGGATTCAGTGGTCTTCGACGAAGAGACTTACCACTCACGCTTTAACCAGCCTGGACATTGGACAAATCGCATCATGCTCTCAGCCCTGACAGAAAGCTGCTGCGTTTTTGTCGGATTCAGCATGAATGATCCAAATGTACGTCGCCTCCTGGAGCAGTCACGGACCTTGGGCGAGATTCCGCATTTTGTACTTCTCCGCCAACCGCCCCTCGAGGGAGAGCCTGATCAGCAGTTGGCCCGCGCACGACTTATTCACGCTCAAGAAGACATTCTGCGGGAACTAGGTCTGAACGTCATCTGGTACAGCGGGTATGATGATCTGCCGATACTGTTGGAGCTTTTGACGCCTGAACGAAAGTCGACATGA